In the Mycolicibacter sp. MU0102 genome, one interval contains:
- a CDS encoding PE-PPE domain-containing protein produces MTTGRLRPAGALLLAVLCAAVLGLTSALSSALAYSVDQLAIRLRLLADTGWIMSGTGVPDPSVGPYLGQILAGYLQPTSPLFTGQPTFPGYNFQGLATPEQFCPFVCIPGQPALNFGQSLNTGVGLLNQSILPQLLAGDNVTVFGYSQSAAIATIEMQNLIANAGTAGYPTLDQLGNMHVVLIGDPNNPIGGILDRFQFPDDQHLPFVNIPLSLDATPTEHIASDIYTGEYDGWANFPQDPTNILAVINALIGILTVHPYYPDYTAEQLASAINVGTIGDANFYMIPQNLPILQFMFNGGTAGQFFGDFFSPWARLVIDWGYGNAGDPAVNGLYQIPAGDFISGSAYQQAFGVAGGPWAMTPTGELYDGSSVMGLFERMDPLQMLAGVQNALIQSLVGPWADVAAAASGGVLTAGDISTITGITDVLQTITGYDLINSIDQFLINGWSELATALNLGDVLGPDALLSGAAVPGDGLLDLVGLGFSLFNFFGA; encoded by the coding sequence ATGACGACTGGTCGGTTGCGCCCGGCGGGCGCGTTGCTGCTGGCGGTGTTGTGCGCCGCGGTACTGGGTCTGACATCGGCGTTATCCTCGGCGCTGGCCTACAGCGTGGACCAGCTGGCGATCCGGCTGCGGCTGCTGGCCGATACGGGCTGGATCATGAGCGGCACCGGTGTGCCCGATCCCAGCGTCGGGCCCTACCTGGGCCAGATCCTCGCCGGATACCTGCAGCCGACATCGCCGCTTTTCACAGGTCAGCCGACGTTTCCCGGTTACAACTTCCAGGGACTGGCCACGCCAGAGCAGTTCTGCCCGTTCGTGTGCATCCCGGGCCAACCGGCGCTCAATTTCGGGCAGTCCCTGAACACCGGGGTGGGCTTGCTGAACCAATCGATCCTGCCGCAGCTGCTGGCCGGCGACAACGTGACGGTGTTCGGCTACTCGCAGAGCGCCGCCATCGCGACCATCGAGATGCAGAACCTGATCGCCAACGCCGGGACCGCCGGCTACCCGACCCTGGATCAGCTGGGCAACATGCACGTCGTGCTGATCGGTGACCCGAACAATCCGATCGGTGGGATCCTCGATCGCTTCCAATTCCCCGACGACCAGCACCTGCCGTTCGTCAACATTCCGCTGAGCCTGGACGCCACCCCGACCGAGCACATTGCGTCGGACATCTACACCGGCGAGTACGACGGCTGGGCCAACTTCCCGCAGGACCCGACCAACATCCTGGCCGTCATCAACGCCCTCATCGGCATCCTCACCGTGCACCCGTACTACCCGGACTACACCGCAGAGCAGCTGGCCAGTGCCATCAACGTCGGCACGATCGGCGACGCGAACTTCTACATGATTCCGCAGAACCTGCCGATCCTGCAGTTCATGTTCAACGGGGGGACTGCGGGGCAGTTCTTCGGCGACTTCTTCTCGCCATGGGCCAGGCTGGTCATCGACTGGGGCTACGGCAACGCCGGTGATCCGGCCGTCAACGGGCTGTACCAGATCCCGGCCGGCGACTTCATCAGCGGCAGCGCCTACCAGCAGGCTTTCGGGGTGGCCGGCGGGCCTTGGGCGATGACGCCGACCGGCGAACTGTACGACGGATCCAGCGTGATGGGCCTGTTCGAGCGGATGGACCCGCTGCAGATGCTGGCCGGGGTACAGAACGCGTTGATCCAGAGCCTCGTCGGCCCGTGGGCCGACGTCGCGGCCGCGGCCAGTGGCGGTGTCCTCACCGCCGGCGACATCAGCACCATCACCGGCATCACCGACGTCCTGCAGACCATCACCGGCTACGACCTGATCAACTCCATCGACCAGTTCCTGATCAACGGCTGGAGCGAGTTGGCCACCGCGTTGAACCTGGGCGATGTGCTGGGCCCCGATGCTCTGCTGAGCGGGGCCGCGGTGCCCGGCGACGGGCTGCTGGATCTGGTCGGTCTGGGTTTCAGCCTTTTTAACTTCTTCGGCGCCTAG
- a CDS encoding primosomal protein: MAADLVPIRLTVTDGDRYTLWAPSWRDSGDEWQAFLGRDEDLYGFATVADLVAFVRVNANNDLVDHPAWTQLVQANAHKLDPGRGRQYDLIAVEELLTEKPTKQSVQSLANALEIVSAIGSVCDLTAVTKFFNGNPNLGWLAGGVDNFTGRAGRKRWELIAEIIGRNWGGVLTAIEEIITTPDVDASAASQAADELAAEAPAEPEPADDDVEDAEAADDENDDDEPAAATTERASGDRVVLGGDANFWTKVGIDPIRIITDNGTFFTLRCYLGDQPVFLGRNGRISVFGSERALARYLADEHDHDLSDLSTYDDIRTAATDGSLSIDITDDNVYVLSGMTDDLTDGPDAVDREQLDLAVEFLQDVGTYAEDGVVADTLAPDRPLGRMVSYVLDRESVNEPQRPYAPAVKEWEQLEQFVQSRLRRE, translated from the coding sequence ATGGCAGCTGACCTTGTACCGATCCGCCTCACGGTGACCGATGGTGACCGCTACACCCTGTGGGCCCCGAGCTGGCGTGACTCCGGGGACGAGTGGCAGGCGTTCCTGGGCAGGGATGAAGACCTCTACGGTTTCGCCACCGTGGCCGACCTGGTCGCGTTCGTGCGGGTAAACGCCAACAACGACCTGGTCGACCACCCGGCCTGGACGCAGCTTGTCCAGGCCAACGCCCACAAGCTGGACCCGGGCCGGGGCAGGCAATACGACCTGATCGCGGTCGAGGAACTGCTGACCGAGAAGCCGACCAAGCAGTCCGTCCAGTCACTGGCCAATGCACTGGAGATCGTCTCGGCGATCGGCTCGGTGTGCGACCTGACCGCGGTGACGAAGTTCTTCAACGGCAACCCCAACCTGGGCTGGCTCGCCGGTGGCGTCGACAACTTCACCGGCCGGGCCGGGCGCAAGCGCTGGGAGCTGATCGCCGAGATCATCGGTCGCAACTGGGGCGGTGTGCTGACCGCGATCGAAGAGATCATCACCACGCCCGACGTCGACGCCTCCGCGGCGTCGCAGGCAGCCGATGAGCTGGCCGCAGAGGCCCCGGCCGAGCCGGAGCCGGCCGACGATGACGTCGAGGACGCCGAGGCCGCCGACGACGAGAACGATGACGACGAGCCGGCTGCCGCAACAACCGAGCGGGCCTCGGGCGACCGGGTGGTGCTTGGCGGCGACGCGAACTTCTGGACCAAGGTGGGCATCGACCCGATTCGGATCATCACCGACAACGGGACGTTCTTCACGCTGCGCTGTTACCTCGGCGACCAGCCGGTGTTCCTGGGCCGCAACGGCCGGATCAGCGTGTTCGGTTCCGAGCGCGCCCTGGCCCGCTACCTGGCCGACGAGCACGACCATGACCTGTCGGATCTGAGCACCTACGACGACATCCGGACCGCCGCCACCGACGGTTCGCTGTCGATCGACATCACCGACGACAACGTCTACGTGCTCTCCGGAATGACCGACGACCTCACCGACGGGCCGGACGCGGTGGACCGTGAGCAGCTCGATCTGGCCGTCGAATTCCTGCAGGACGTGGGCACCTACGCCGAGGACGGCGTCGTCGCCGACACCCTCGCGCCGGACCGTCCGCTGGGCCGGATGGTCAGCTACGTCCTCGACCGCGAATCGGTCAACGAGCCGCAGCGCCCGTACGCGCCCGCCGTCAAGGAATGGGAGCAGCTCGAACAGTTCGTGCAGTCGCGATTGCGGCGCGAATAA
- a CDS encoding LGFP repeat-containing protein gives MRKATQRAAAVSAAVLGVALIGTGCNGTAKEKTSEALSSASSVASSASSVISSAVNSPSEESAASSTVITGADGKEYTVSGPILAKLDSLDATAKQDLGEPTGAEQKNPDGGTYQQFDGGVIVHTTRSYVVWGKIRDKWNELGGSQGKLGYPTSDETTNADGSKQTTFEHGIVTWKEGDAEATVTEH, from the coding sequence ATGCGCAAGGCAACACAGCGGGCCGCAGCAGTATCCGCAGCAGTTTTGGGAGTCGCGCTGATCGGCACGGGTTGCAACGGCACCGCCAAGGAGAAGACCAGCGAGGCCTTGAGCTCGGCCAGCTCGGTTGCTTCCTCGGCCAGCTCGGTGATCTCGTCCGCGGTCAACTCGCCGTCCGAGGAGAGCGCCGCCAGCTCCACCGTGATCACCGGCGCCGACGGCAAGGAATACACCGTCTCCGGACCGATTCTGGCCAAGCTCGACTCCCTGGACGCGACCGCCAAGCAGGACCTGGGCGAGCCCACCGGTGCCGAGCAGAAGAACCCCGACGGCGGCACCTACCAGCAGTTCGACGGCGGCGTGATCGTTCACACCACCCGTTCGTACGTGGTGTGGGGCAAGATCCGCGACAAGTGGAATGAGCTGGGCGGTTCGCAGGGCAAGCTCGGCTACCCGACCAGCGACGAGACCACCAACGCTGACGGGTCCAAGCAGACCACCTTCGAGCACGGCATCGTCACCTGGAAAGAGGGCGACGCCGAAGCCACCGTCACCGAGCACTGA
- a CDS encoding adenosine deaminase: MSTPVSLETIRGVPKALLHDHLDGGLRPATVVDIAGQVGYDDLPETDPEELATWFRTRSHSGSLERYLEPFSHTVAVMQTADALYRVARECVEDLAADAVVYAEVRFAPELHIEGGLSFDEVTDAVLAGFADGERDAAAAGREITVRCLVTAMRHAALSREIAELAIRFRDKGVVGFDIAGAEAGYPPSRHLDAFEYMRDHNARFTIHAGEAFGLPSIHEAIAFCGADRLGHGVRITDDITVDGPPGEGVVRLGRLAAILRDKRVPLELCPSSNVQTGAVDSIAEHPFDLLARARLRVTINTDNRLMSDTSMSKEMWVLAETFGYGWVDLQRFTVNAMKSAFIPFDQRVQIIEEVIKPQYAAMID; the protein is encoded by the coding sequence ATGAGCACACCGGTGAGCCTGGAGACCATCCGGGGAGTCCCCAAGGCGCTGCTGCACGATCACCTGGACGGCGGCCTGCGCCCGGCCACCGTCGTCGACATCGCCGGCCAGGTCGGCTACGACGACCTGCCGGAGACCGATCCCGAGGAGCTGGCGACCTGGTTCCGAACGCGCTCCCACAGCGGCTCTCTGGAGCGTTATCTCGAACCGTTCAGCCACACCGTGGCGGTGATGCAGACCGCCGACGCGCTGTATCGGGTCGCTCGCGAATGCGTCGAGGATCTGGCCGCCGACGCAGTGGTCTACGCCGAGGTGCGATTCGCGCCCGAACTGCACATCGAGGGCGGGCTGTCGTTCGACGAGGTGACCGACGCGGTGCTGGCCGGTTTCGCCGATGGCGAGCGCGATGCCGCGGCAGCGGGCCGGGAGATCACGGTGCGCTGCCTGGTCACCGCCATGCGCCATGCGGCACTGTCCCGCGAGATCGCCGAGCTGGCCATCCGGTTCCGCGACAAGGGTGTGGTCGGCTTCGATATCGCCGGCGCCGAGGCCGGCTATCCGCCGAGCCGGCATCTGGATGCGTTCGAGTACATGCGTGACCACAACGCGCGCTTCACCATTCACGCCGGCGAGGCGTTCGGGCTGCCCTCTATTCACGAGGCGATCGCGTTCTGCGGGGCCGACCGGCTGGGGCACGGGGTGCGCATCACCGACGACATCACCGTCGACGGGCCCCCGGGTGAGGGAGTAGTGCGCTTAGGCCGGCTGGCGGCGATCCTGCGCGACAAGCGGGTCCCGTTGGAGCTGTGCCCGAGCTCCAACGTGCAGACCGGTGCGGTCGACAGCATCGCCGAGCACCCCTTTGATCTGCTGGCCCGAGCCCGGCTGCGGGTGACGATCAACACCGACAACCGGCTGATGAGCGACACCTCCATGAGCAAGGAGATGTGGGTGCTGGCCGAAACCTTCGGGTACGGCTGGGTCGATCTGCAGCGATTTACGGTGAACGCGATGAAGTCGGCGTTCATCCCGTTCGATCAGCGGGTGCAGATCATCGAAGAGGTGATCAAGCCGCAATATGCGGCGATGATCGACTGA
- a CDS encoding thymidine phosphorylase gives MTLLTSFDAPTLIATKRDGHRLPDAGIDWLIEGYTAGLVAEEQMSALLMAIYLRGMDAAETVRWTSAMIASGERMDFTDLRRDGKPLKTVDKHSTGGVGDKITLPLVAVVAACGAAVPSASGRGLGHTGGTLDKLESIAGFEVALSTARLREQLAGVGAAVFAAGALAPADAKLYALRDVTATVESLPLIASSVMSKKLAEGTAALVLDVKVGSGAFMRSAEQAGELAQMMVGLGAAHGVATRALLTEMSTPLGCAVGNAIEVAEALEVLAGGGPDDVVALTLRLAQEMLTLAGIDGVDPAQTLRDGTAMDRFTAMVAAQGGDLGVPLPVGACTETVTAQRGGVMGDIDAMAVALAAWRLGAGRSRPGERVQHGAGVRIHRRPGDPVAAGDTLFTLYTDTPERTAPALAELGGGYCVGDTPPQPRPLIIEATP, from the coding sequence ATGACCCTGCTGACCTCCTTCGACGCTCCGACGCTGATCGCCACCAAGCGTGACGGCCACCGACTGCCCGATGCCGGGATCGACTGGCTGATCGAGGGCTACACCGCAGGACTGGTCGCCGAGGAGCAGATGTCGGCGCTGCTGATGGCGATCTACCTGCGCGGCATGGACGCGGCCGAAACCGTGCGCTGGACCTCGGCGATGATCGCCTCGGGGGAGCGGATGGACTTCACCGACCTAAGGCGCGACGGCAAGCCCCTGAAAACGGTGGACAAGCACTCCACCGGCGGCGTCGGCGACAAGATCACCCTGCCGCTGGTTGCCGTCGTTGCCGCGTGCGGAGCTGCGGTACCCAGCGCGTCGGGGCGCGGCCTGGGCCACACCGGCGGCACTTTGGACAAGCTGGAGTCGATAGCAGGTTTCGAGGTGGCGCTGTCCACGGCACGGCTGCGCGAGCAATTGGCCGGCGTCGGCGCGGCGGTCTTCGCCGCCGGCGCTCTGGCGCCGGCCGACGCCAAGCTCTACGCGCTGCGTGACGTCACCGCCACCGTGGAATCGCTGCCGCTGATCGCCAGCTCGGTGATGAGCAAGAAGCTGGCCGAGGGCACCGCAGCCCTGGTCTTGGACGTCAAAGTCGGGTCGGGTGCGTTCATGCGCTCCGCTGAGCAGGCCGGGGAACTGGCCCAGATGATGGTCGGGCTGGGCGCGGCGCACGGGGTCGCCACCCGAGCCCTGCTCACCGAGATGAGCACGCCGCTGGGGTGCGCGGTCGGCAACGCCATCGAGGTGGCCGAAGCCCTCGAGGTGCTAGCCGGCGGCGGCCCGGACGATGTGGTGGCGCTGACTCTGCGGCTGGCCCAGGAGATGCTGACCCTGGCGGGAATCGACGGTGTCGACCCGGCGCAGACCCTGCGTGACGGCACCGCAATGGACCGGTTCACCGCGATGGTCGCCGCCCAGGGCGGGGATCTGGGGGTGCCGTTACCGGTGGGGGCGTGTACCGAGACCGTGACTGCGCAGCGGGGCGGCGTCATGGGTGACATCGATGCGATGGCGGTGGCCCTGGCGGCCTGGCGTCTGGGCGCGGGCCGGTCCCGGCCGGGGGAGCGAGTGCAGCACGGCGCGGGGGTGCGGATTCATCGCCGGCCGGGCGACCCGGTGGCGGCCGGCGACACCTTGTTCACGCTGTACACCGACACCCCCGAGCGGACCGCCCCGGCGCTGGCCGAGCTCGGCGGCGGCTACTGCGTCGGCGACACACCGCCGCAGCCGCGTCCCCTGATCATCGAGGCGACCCCATGA
- a CDS encoding cytidine deaminase, whose protein sequence is MSHEIDWDMLRRNAINVSASAYAPYSGLRVGAAGLTDDGRVITGCNVENVSYGLGLCAECAVVCGLYAAGGGRLVALSCSNSDGNLLMPCGRCRQVLLEHGGSELLIDHPAGARPLAELLPDAFGPDSLPRTALP, encoded by the coding sequence ATGTCCCACGAAATTGACTGGGATATGTTGCGGCGCAACGCAATCAATGTTTCTGCTAGCGCCTACGCGCCGTACTCGGGACTGCGCGTCGGCGCGGCCGGACTGACCGACGACGGCCGGGTCATAACCGGCTGCAATGTGGAAAATGTCTCATATGGGCTGGGCCTGTGCGCCGAGTGCGCAGTGGTCTGCGGGCTCTACGCCGCCGGCGGCGGACGGCTGGTGGCGCTGTCGTGCAGCAACTCCGACGGAAATCTGCTGATGCCGTGCGGCCGCTGCCGCCAAGTACTGCTCGAACACGGCGGTTCCGAGCTGCTCATCGACCACCCGGCGGGGGCGAGGCCGTTGGCCGAGCTGCTGCCGGACGCATTCGGGCCCGACTCCTTGCCGAGAACCGCGCTGCCATGA
- the sdhC gene encoding succinate dehydrogenase, cytochrome b556 subunit — MMTATSADAAKPGTRSDATRFRRQSLYKGDPGMWAFALHRITGATIFFFLFVHVLDTALVRVSPEAYTEVIATYKTPLVGLMELGLVAAVLFHGLNGVRLILIDFWWQGTRWHRQMLVAVGVIWLVVMVPVVVRIGMHMVERFL, encoded by the coding sequence CTGATGACGGCGACATCCGCCGATGCGGCGAAGCCGGGGACGCGGTCGGATGCGACGCGATTCCGGCGGCAGAGTCTGTACAAGGGCGACCCGGGAATGTGGGCGTTCGCGCTGCACCGGATCACCGGTGCGACGATCTTCTTCTTCCTGTTCGTCCACGTGCTCGACACGGCCCTGGTGCGGGTGAGCCCGGAGGCCTACACCGAGGTGATCGCGACCTACAAGACCCCGCTCGTCGGCCTGATGGAGCTGGGCCTGGTGGCCGCGGTGCTGTTCCACGGCCTCAACGGGGTCCGGCTGATCCTGATCGACTTCTGGTGGCAGGGCACCCGCTGGCACCGCCAGATGCTGGTGGCGGTCGGCGTCATCTGGCTGGTGGTAATGGTCCCGGTCGTGGTTCGGATCGGCATGCACATGGTGGAGCGGTTCCTATGA
- a CDS encoding succinate dehydrogenase hydrophobic membrane anchor subunit, whose translation MSTTDVQGSRGPIAPIRGLDRDRPASLGDPRAPQRHSGMPNFEKYTWLFMRFSGAVLIFLVLGHLFVMLMWQDGVYRIDFNYVAERWHSPFWQIWDLLLLWLAQLHGGNGMRTIIGDYTRSARSRFWLMTLLAVSIIFTLALGSYVLLSFDANIS comes from the coding sequence ATGAGCACAACTGATGTACAAGGCAGCCGGGGCCCGATAGCCCCGATTCGCGGCCTGGACCGCGACCGCCCGGCCAGCCTCGGCGACCCGCGTGCGCCGCAGCGGCACAGCGGGATGCCCAACTTCGAGAAGTACACCTGGCTGTTCATGCGGTTCTCCGGCGCCGTGCTGATCTTCCTGGTGCTCGGGCACCTGTTCGTCATGCTGATGTGGCAGGACGGCGTGTACCGCATTGACTTCAACTACGTGGCGGAGCGCTGGCACTCACCGTTCTGGCAGATCTGGGACCTGCTCCTGTTGTGGCTGGCCCAACTGCACGGCGGCAACGGCATGCGCACGATCATCGGTGACTACACCCGCAGCGCCCGCAGCCGGTTCTGGCTGATGACGCTGCTGGCGGTGTCGATCATCTTCACGCTGGCACTGGGCAGCTACGTGCTGCTGAGCTTCGACGCGAACATTTCTTGA
- the sdhA gene encoding succinate dehydrogenase flavoprotein subunit produces the protein MIQEHRYDVVIVGAGGAGMRAAVEAAPRARTAVLTKLYPTRSHTGAAQGGMCAALANVEDDNWEWHAFDTVKGGDYLADQDAVEIMAKEAIDAVLDLENMGMPFSRTPEGRIDQRRFGGHTRDHGKAPVRRACYAADRTGHMILQTLYQNCVKHGVEFFNEFYALDLVLTETPSGPVATGIVAYELATGDIHVFHAKAIVFATGGSGRMYKTTSNAHTLTGDGLGIVFRKGLPLEDMEFHQFHPTGLAGLGILISEAVRGEGGRLLNADGERFMERYAPTIVDLAPRDIVARSMVLEVLEGRGAGPNKDYVYIDVRHLGEEVLEEKLPDITEFARTYLGVDPVKELVPVYPTCHYVMGGIPTTNTGQVLRDNTNTVPGLYAAGECACVSVHGANRLGTNSLLDINVFGRRAGIAAAEYANAHEFVDLPENPADMVVGWVSDILSEHGNERVADIRGALQQSMDNNAAVFRTEKTLKQALTDIHALKERYARITVHDKGKRFNSDLLEAIELGFLLELAEVTVLGALNRQESRGGHAREDYPNRDDVNYMRHTMAYKDGPDLIADIRLDYKPVVQTRYEPKERKY, from the coding sequence GTGATTCAAGAACATCGATACGACGTGGTGATCGTCGGTGCCGGCGGCGCCGGGATGCGCGCGGCGGTGGAAGCCGCGCCTCGCGCTCGTACTGCAGTACTAACCAAGCTGTACCCCACGCGCAGCCACACCGGCGCGGCCCAGGGCGGCATGTGCGCCGCACTGGCCAACGTCGAGGACGACAACTGGGAGTGGCACGCCTTCGACACCGTCAAGGGCGGCGACTACCTGGCCGACCAGGACGCGGTGGAGATCATGGCCAAGGAGGCCATCGACGCGGTGCTGGACCTGGAGAACATGGGCATGCCGTTCTCCCGGACCCCCGAGGGCCGTATCGACCAGCGCCGGTTCGGCGGGCACACCCGCGATCACGGCAAGGCCCCGGTGCGCCGCGCGTGTTACGCCGCCGACCGGACCGGCCACATGATCCTGCAGACGCTGTACCAAAACTGCGTCAAGCACGGTGTGGAGTTCTTCAACGAGTTCTATGCGCTGGACCTGGTGCTCACCGAGACGCCGTCGGGCCCGGTGGCCACCGGCATCGTTGCCTACGAGCTGGCGACCGGTGACATCCACGTCTTCCACGCCAAGGCCATCGTGTTCGCCACCGGCGGCTCGGGCCGGATGTACAAGACCACCTCGAATGCGCACACCCTGACCGGCGACGGCCTAGGCATCGTGTTCCGCAAGGGTCTCCCGCTCGAAGACATGGAGTTCCACCAGTTCCACCCGACCGGCCTGGCCGGCCTGGGCATCCTGATCTCCGAGGCCGTGCGCGGCGAGGGCGGCCGGTTGCTCAACGCCGACGGTGAGCGGTTCATGGAGCGCTACGCCCCGACGATCGTCGACCTGGCCCCGCGCGACATCGTGGCCCGCTCGATGGTGCTCGAGGTGCTCGAGGGCCGCGGCGCCGGACCGAACAAGGACTACGTCTACATCGACGTACGTCACCTCGGCGAAGAGGTGCTCGAGGAGAAGCTGCCCGACATCACCGAGTTCGCCCGCACCTACCTGGGCGTGGACCCGGTCAAGGAACTGGTGCCGGTCTACCCGACCTGCCACTACGTGATGGGCGGCATCCCGACCACGAACACCGGCCAGGTGCTGCGCGACAACACCAACACCGTGCCGGGCCTCTACGCCGCTGGCGAATGTGCCTGCGTTTCGGTGCACGGCGCCAACCGGCTCGGCACCAACTCGCTGTTGGACATCAACGTGTTCGGCCGCCGTGCCGGCATTGCCGCCGCCGAGTACGCCAACGCACACGAGTTCGTCGACCTGCCGGAGAACCCCGCCGACATGGTGGTCGGCTGGGTGTCCGACATCCTCTCCGAGCACGGCAACGAGCGGGTCGCCGACATCCGTGGCGCGCTGCAGCAGTCGATGGACAACAACGCCGCGGTGTTCCGCACCGAGAAGACCCTCAAGCAGGCGCTAACCGACATCCACGCGCTCAAGGAGCGCTACGCCCGGATCACCGTGCACGACAAGGGCAAACGCTTCAACTCCGACCTGTTGGAGGCGATCGAGCTGGGCTTCCTGCTGGAGCTGGCCGAGGTCACCGTGTTGGGTGCGTTGAACCGCCAGGAATCGCGCGGCGGGCACGCCCGCGAGGACTACCCCAACCGGGACGACGTCAACTACATGCGCCACACCATGGCCTATAAAGACGGTCCCGACCTCATCGCCGACATCCGGCTGGACTACAAGCCGGTGGTGCAGACCCGCTACGAACCGAAGGAACGGAAGTACTGA
- a CDS encoding succinate dehydrogenase iron-sulfur subunit: MSSSADSGCCSSEGGCCSPGPSSAAPAALVDNAPAGDPPLPAVPEGSQMVTLKIARYNPENPDAYAATGGWQSFRVPALPTDRLLNLLIYVKSYLDGTLTFRRSCAHGVCGSDGVRVNGNNKLACKLLMRDILPKKAGKELTLTIEPLRGLPVEKDLVVNMEPFMDAYKAVKPYLITSGNHPTREHIQSQTDRARYDDTTKCILCAICTTSCPVYWSEGAYFGPAAIVNAHRFIFDSRDEAAAERLDILNEVDGVWRCRTTFNCTDACPRGIEITKAIQEVKRALMFAR, from the coding sequence ATGTCCTCCTCAGCTGACTCCGGTTGCTGCTCGTCCGAGGGCGGATGCTGCTCGCCCGGGCCGTCGAGTGCGGCACCGGCGGCACTGGTCGACAACGCCCCCGCCGGTGACCCGCCGCTGCCCGCGGTCCCCGAAGGCTCGCAGATGGTCACGCTCAAGATCGCCCGGTACAACCCGGAGAACCCCGACGCCTACGCTGCCACCGGTGGCTGGCAGAGCTTCCGGGTTCCCGCGCTGCCCACCGACCGGCTGCTCAACCTGCTGATCTACGTGAAGAGCTACCTGGACGGCACGCTGACCTTCCGCCGGTCCTGCGCCCACGGCGTGTGCGGCTCCGACGGCGTGCGGGTCAACGGCAACAACAAGCTGGCCTGCAAACTGCTGATGCGTGACATCCTGCCCAAGAAGGCGGGCAAGGAACTGACGCTGACCATCGAGCCGCTGCGTGGGCTTCCGGTGGAAAAAGACCTCGTGGTCAACATGGAACCGTTCATGGATGCCTACAAGGCGGTCAAGCCGTATCTGATCACCTCGGGTAACCACCCCACCCGGGAGCACATCCAGAGCCAGACGGACCGCGCGCGCTACGACGACACCACCAAGTGCATCCTGTGCGCCATCTGCACCACGAGTTGCCCGGTGTACTGGAGCGAGGGTGCCTACTTCGGGCCGGCCGCGATCGTCAACGCCCACCGCTTCATCTTCGACAGCCGCGACGAGGCCGCGGCCGAGCGGTTGGACATCCTCAACGAGGTCGATGGCGTGTGGCGCTGCCGCACCACGTTCAACTGCACGGACGCCTGCCCCCGCGGCATCGAGATCACCAAGGCGATCCAGGAGGTCAAGCGGGCACTGATGTTCGCCCGCTGA
- a CDS encoding 3-oxo-5-alpha-steroid 4-dehydrogenase has protein sequence MHWYTDNTVYDTVLTAAFAFAAFVIVGGFFGQSSYGRFSTTKLGLNLNPKFGWWLMEIPATVVFLVAYLSGPARFEPTSLVLAGIWALHYANRGWFFPLAIRQVPGKRSTFNISVVVMGMLVTSMHGYLNGALFSHDYFGQYGRSWLTDPRFLVGLTIYLAGFALLVNSESIVRNLRDKNNPNGAEYRIPFGGGFRFVTSPAYLGELIAWTGFAILTWALPGVVILLITAGNLIPRALGTHRWYQEKFTDYPTDRKALVPFLI, from the coding sequence ATGCACTGGTACACCGACAACACCGTCTACGACACCGTCTTGACCGCAGCGTTTGCCTTCGCGGCATTCGTGATCGTCGGCGGTTTCTTCGGCCAGAGTTCCTACGGCCGGTTCTCGACGACAAAGCTCGGCTTGAACCTGAACCCCAAGTTCGGCTGGTGGCTCATGGAGATCCCGGCGACCGTGGTGTTTCTGGTCGCCTACCTGAGCGGGCCGGCCCGGTTCGAGCCGACATCGCTGGTGCTGGCCGGGATCTGGGCGCTGCACTACGCCAACCGCGGCTGGTTCTTCCCGCTGGCGATCCGCCAGGTACCGGGCAAGCGCAGCACCTTCAACATCTCGGTGGTGGTGATGGGCATGCTCGTCACATCCATGCACGGCTACCTCAACGGTGCGCTGTTCAGCCACGACTACTTCGGGCAGTACGGCCGTTCCTGGCTGACCGATCCCCGCTTCCTGGTCGGCCTGACGATCTACCTGGCCGGGTTCGCCCTGTTGGTCAACTCCGAGTCGATCGTGCGCAACCTGCGCGACAAGAACAACCCGAATGGCGCCGAGTACCGGATTCCGTTCGGCGGCGGCTTCCGTTTCGTCACCAGCCCGGCCTACTTGGGCGAGCTGATCGCCTGGACCGGTTTCGCGATCCTGACCTGGGCGCTGCCCGGTGTCGTCATCCTGCTGATCACCGCCGGCAATCTGATCCCGCGCGCCCTGGGCACCCACCGGTGGTATCAGGAGAAGTTCACCGACTACCCGACCGACCGCAAGGCGCTGGTCCCCTTTCTGATCTGA